A window of Kineococcus sp. NBC_00420 genomic DNA:
GGCGCTGGCGCGCCGCCTCGTGCCCTCGCGCTGGCGCGCGAGCAGCGCACCGCAGGGCCGCTGGCGCGGCCTAAAAGTTAGGAAGTGGTTGCGGTGCAGCGGGTTTTGCTCCGCTGGCGCGGATCAAAACCCGCCAAGTACAAAAGTTTCAAGTTCCGCAGGGGAACTATCGTCGCGCTTCGCGCTCCCCACACACAAGTTGCCGACGAGGCCTGACGGCCCCGAGTCAGAACGGCTACCTCACCGACAACAGAAACCAAGAAACTACGCCCCGACAACCATGGAATGGGCGACTAGGGAACCTCTACCAAAGGTGAACAGCTGTTTCCGATCGTGACGACCAGGCAAACTACGGAGCATGCCCGTCTACACCGACTCCTACCCGCCTCACCTATGGAAAACCCATCGATGGCGTTGCTACGTCTGCGGAGTTGATAGTCAAGACATCGAAACGCAGGACGAGGCTGAGCAGGGTCGTCTCGCTCACGACCAGGAGCACCACCCCGAGTGAGTCACGGACAACCTCTACTGACAAAGGCTCAATGCGCCCGACGGAAACCGTCTCATCCCCAGAACGGACCTACTGGAGATCGATGAGGCCCAGGGTCTGGTACCCAACCAGTAACAGCTTGACCGCACCCCCAGTCAACGCAAAGCGGTGACCGCCACGACCCCCTCCACCGCCCGCGCCAACGCTTCATCGTCAGTCACCAAGACGAGACCGTGCACCAGCGCAGTCGCGGCGATCATCAAATCATTCATCCGCTTACGAGGATGCTGCCCCGCACCCAACGCCGCCTGGCTCACCTGCCCAAACGCCAACGCCACCGCCATGTCCACCGGGATCGGACGCCACTGACTGGTCGCGAACAACCGCTGATTCTCCCGCAACACCAGATCGCCACTCCCAGACCGGCGGGCGCTCTCCACCCCGAAGGTCAACTCCACGATCGTGACGATGCTCAACTGCGTACTCACCGTCGCTGGGACCCCAGCGAAGCTCTCCCCCGGCACCGCCTCCAACACGCTGATGACGGCATTGGTATCCAGCAGGTGAGTCATCGGCCAGCCCGACGCGACCGGCGGCGCGGCTCACCGCGCGACTCCCCGGGCGACTCCCCCGACGGCTTCTTACTTCTCGACTGCTCACTCGACGACCGCTCACTCGAGGGGAAGGGATCGCGAGCGTCGGTGTCCAGCGTCTCGTCCACCTCACGGCGCAACTCCATCGCCTTCCCCGGCCCCATGAAGTGCAGCGCCCCCACCACCTCACTCAACGGCACCGCATCCCGCGGACCACCGCCACCCAGCCGGGCGCTGAACGCACCCACCGGGGCGATCTCCGCCACCGGACGACCCCGGTTGGTCACCGTGAAGGACTCCCCCGCCTCCACCTCCCGCAGCACCCGCGCGTAGTCGTTGCGCAAATCCCGGGCATTGATGCTCTGCATGGCTACAAGCGTAGCCATCCAGTACACCACGCACCAGCCCGCGAGCGCCGGCAATGCCACCCACACCGGGAATCAAGACGCACCGACGTCCGGACATCAGTGTGAGGAGTTCTGCGTCAAGCCCGAGGTGGGTTGCCTCGCTCGTCGTTGGTGCCCTGCATAGCGTTACGGGGCTCGCGCCCAGCAGTGTGTGATCGGGTTGAAGCAACGACGGGCGGGGCTGCTCAAGATGTCCGACGAGGTCCAGGATCGGCCTCAATGACGAGAGGAGCTCAGCCCAGCGGTGTGGTGATCGTTCACTCCGACCGCGGGTCCCAATTTCGAGCACGAACCTTCCGGGCCGTCCTGGCCGCCGCCGGCCTGCAGGGCTCGATGGGTCGAGTGGCCTCCACTGGGGACAACGCGGCGATGGAGTCCTGGAACGCACTGCTGCAGAAGAACGTCCTGGACCGCCGCCAATGACGCACTCGCGCCGAACTACACCAGGAGATCGTCTACCGGATCGAACACACCTACAACCGCCGCCGTCGTCAACGCGCCCTCGGCAAGCTCACCCCAGTCGAGTACGAGCTCGCCTTCACCACCCAGGACGCCGCAATCGCGGCATGATCACCCACAACCGCCGTCAACCGAACCGACAGCAGTCCCCACACCGGGGACGGCTCGAGCGCCATGGCTCCCGAGAGCCAGCCTGTCCACCCAGGGCCCCGCCGGCCCCGCGCTGACCAATGGCCAAGGCCGCTCGCGCCGCGGGCCGCATCGCGGGGTTGGCAGGCGCTGAGGGCCGCCGTCAGCGGACGGTCACGTGCGCGGCCTCCCAGTCGGCCATGATCTGCAGCCGGCGCACGTGGCGGGGGTCCTCGCTGAAGGGCTCGGACAGGAAGACGTCGACGAGGCTGGTCGCCTCGTCCAGCGTGTGCATCCGGGCACCGATTCCCATCACCTGGGCGTCGTTGTGGGCGCGAGCGAGGCGGGCCGTCTCCACGCTCCAGACCAGTGCCGCCCGGATCCCAGGAACGCGGTGGGCGGCCATCTGCTCGCCGTTGCCCGAGCCGCCGAGCACGATCCCCCGGCTCCCGGGGTCGACCAGGACGGCCTGCGCGGCGGGGATGATGTGCACCGGGTAGTCGTCCTCGGGCTGGTAGGACGGTGGACCGTGGTCGACGACCTCGTTGCCGCCTTCGCGCAGGTGGACAACGAGGTGCTCCTTCAGGTCAAAGGCCGCGTGGTCGCTGGCGATGTGGATGCGCACACGTCAGTCTCCCACCGCTTCGCGGCAGTCCACCGGCCCAGAGCTCTCACCGGCGCCCCGCGGGCAGGAACTGCACCCCGTCCCTCACGCGTAGAGCAGCGCGGCGTGCGCCAGCGCGACGTCCACCCGCTCCAGGGCCCGCGAGCGGGCCTGGGGATCGCGCTGAGGGGGGTGAGGGTTCGGCACGGCGAGGGCGGACAGCGCCAGGCAGGGCGTGGTGGGCGTGGTGGGCGTGGTGGGCGTGGTGGGCGTGGAGGCGAGCCCGTGCACGCTCAGCGCCGTGCTCCCGAAGGCGACGAGCAGCCGCAGTGCGGCAGGCCAGGCGCTCCAGCACCTCGCGCAGGCAGGTGGCGGCCTCGGTCAGCTCAGCGGCCCGCGGCGCGCCCGCTGCTCCCGCTGCTCCCGCTGCTCCCGCTGCTCCCGCTGCTCCCGCTGCTCCCGGCGGACCAAGGCGTTGAGGGGCGCGACGTGCGGCTCGTTGAGCCGCTGCCGCCGCGCGGTCCAGTCCACGGCCGCTGCTGGTACCCGCGCAGCCGCTGTCGACGCCACCGGCACGACGGGCCTCAGCCGACCCGCAGGCGGGCGTGGGCCCAGGAGTTGTTGACGTACCCCTTCGGGTTCCATAGGTCGGCGGCGCGCTCGGGCTGCAGGGCGCCGGTGGAGTCCCACGCGCGCGCCACCACCTCGACCTCACCCGCGTCCAGGTCGACGGAGAGCCGCCAGTGCTGCCACGTCCACGGCCCGCCACCGGCATCGAGGTCCGCCTCGCGCCAGGTGGCGCCGGCGTCGACGGAGACGTCCACGCGGACCACCCGGCGGTCCTCACCGGCATAGGCATACCCGGTGACCGTCGTCGGGCCCACCTCAACCCGCGCCCCCTCGGCCGGGAAGAGGACCTCGCAGTTGAGGGCGACCGGGCCCAGCTGGGGCCCGTCAGCGTCCGTGGCGGTGGCGGGGTCGGCGCCCGGAGGCAGCAGCCGGTAGGCGGTGGCTTGGAAGTGGCCCGGCGACGGTTCCACCGCGGCGGTGACGCGCGTGAGCCACTTGACGCTGCGGGCACCGATCCACCCGGGCACGACCACGCGCAGAGGCGCCCCGTGCAGCGGGGTGAGCGGCTCGCCGTTCATCCCCCAGGCCAGCAGCACCTCAGTGCTGGTGGCCTTGGCGACCGGGACCGAGACCGAGTAGGGCTGCGGGGGGGAGGGGATGTCGGAGACGTCGGGGGCCTCGAAGCACACGTGCGCGGCGTCGTCGGACAGCCCGGCAGCGGCCAGGACGTCGGCCAGGCGCACCCCCGTCCACGTGGCCGTGGAGGTGGCACCGCCGCGCCAGGGCGCCTCCCCGGGGATGTCGCGCTCGGCGATCAGGCCGGAACGGCGGTTGCCGGCGCACTGCAGCGTCGCGGGCAGGGTGTGCTCGGCGAACCGCTCGCGCAGGTCGCCCAGGGACAGCTCCAGCGACCGCTGCACCAGTCCGTCGACGACCAGCCGCCACGTCCGGGGGTCCAGGTCGGGGACGGGGCCGTGGTTGCGGCTGTAGAAGGTCGCGACGTCGGTGAGCGGCGCGCCGGCCAGGGCGCCCAGCGGCGGCTCGGCGTTGTAGGGCTCCTGCTGGTGCACGAGCATGTCCGCCCGCTTGTCCTGCGTCGTCATCGGCGAGGTCCTCCTGGTGGTGCGGGCTCGGGCGGGGTCTCCCCTCGACACGAGGGTGTCACCGCGGGCGCCCGGCGGCGCGCGGGAGCGCTGCGAGGTCCCGGCGGCGCACGGGAGCGCTGCGAGGTCCCGGCGGCGCACGGGAGCGCTGCGAGGTCCCGGCGGCGCACGGGAGCGCTGCGGGGTCCCGGCGGCGCGCGGGAGCGCTGCGGGGTCGCGGCGGCTGACGGGCGGCGGGGCGTTCCACAGGGCGATCGTCGCCAGGTCGTGCTCGTTGCTGAGGACGCAGAGGTGACCGACCTGCACGGGGAAGGCCGACCCCTGCTGCAGCGGCAGGGCGAGCCAGTACGCGGCCAGCACCCGCAGCACGTGCGCGTGGGCGACGACGAGGACGGGCCCGCGCCCCAGTGCCTCGCGGACCCGGTCGCGGACCCGGTCCAGGAAGCGGTCGACCCGCACCCCGACGCCGGCGGCGTCCCCCGGCGTCACCCCGGCAGGCACGCCGTGGCGCCACAGGACCCACGGGGGTCAGCCGGTGGCAGCGCGCTCGGCCTGGATGTCGACCGTGCGCCGGCCCTCGTAGGCCCCGTAGTCCCCGTAGTCCCCGTAGTCCCACTCGACCAGGTCATCGCTGACCTGGCATCACGGACGCCGGCGAGCTGCGCGGTGCGTCGAGCTCGCAGGCGCGGGCTCGACCAGGCGGCCGCGAAATCCCATCGGGCCAGCACGGGCGCCAGCGACCGCGCCTGGGCCTCCCCCTGCGGAGTGAGGGGGATGTCGGTGGTGCCGGTGTACTGGCCGCTCAAGTTCCACGCGGTCTGCCCGTGGCGCAGGAGCACTAGGTCGTGACCAACGGCGGCCGTCAGCGCGCTCACGGCAGTGGAGCCGGGTCGGGCGGAAGCTGTCAAGCCCGGTGAGACACGGACTATCTACGCACTTTGAATCTAGGCCTCTCGGCTGGGTTGGTTGATCCAGGCCGATGTCGGCAACGCCGGCGGGTGGGGCCGGCGGGATCCAAACCGTTCGGGGTGGGCGGCGTAGGCGCCGTCCAGGGTGACCTGGCGGGCCGCTCGGACCTGACCTGCGGTGCCGTGATGCACCGAGGCCGGGGTGTGCAGCCCGATCCCGCAGTGGCGGTGGACGTAGTTGTAGTGGTTGAAGAACACCGCGCAGAACTTCCGCGCGTCGTGCAGAGTGGCGAAGCGGGCTGGGAAGGCCGGGGCGTACTTCAACGCTTTGAACTGCGCCTCGCTGTACGGATTGTCGTCCGACACCCGCGGACGGGAGTGGGAACGGGTGACGAGGTCAACCAGCAGTTGAGCCACCGGTTTCGACGTCATCGAGGTGCCCCGGTCGGCGTGGACGACGTCTGTCTAGCAATGGATCGTAAGCCTCTGAAGTCCATGACCAGCACATAGAAGAAACACTACGTGGGCGGGGAACAAGGCCGGTTTCTGCCTCGACCAATCAGTGGCCGAGGGGG
This region includes:
- a CDS encoding PIN domain-containing protein; the protein is MTHLLDTNAVISVLEAVPGESFAGVPATVSTQLSIVTIVELTFGVESARRSGSGDLVLRENQRLFATSQWRPIPVDMAVALAFGQVSQAALGAGQHPRKRMNDLMIAATALVHGLVLVTDDEALARAVEGVVAVTALR
- a CDS encoding type II toxin-antitoxin system Phd/YefM family antitoxin translates to MQSINARDLRNDYARVLREVEAGESFTVTNRGRPVAEIAPVGAFSARLGGGGPRDAVPLSEVVGALHFMGPGKAMELRREVDETLDTDARDPFPSSERSSSEQSRSKKPSGESPGESRGEPRRRSRRAGR
- a CDS encoding ribose-5-phosphate isomerase; the protein is MRIHIASDHAAFDLKEHLVVHLREGGNEVVDHGPPSYQPEDDYPVHIIPAAQAVLVDPGSRGIVLGGSGNGEQMAAHRVPGIRAALVWSVETARLARAHNDAQVMGIGARMHTLDEATSLVDVFLSEPFSEDPRHVRRLQIMADWEAAHVTVR
- a CDS encoding molybdopterin-dependent oxidoreductase, with product MPAGVTPGDAAGVGVRVDRFLDRVRDRVREALGRGPVLVVAHAHVLRVLAAYWLALPLQQGSAFPVQVGHLCVLSNEHDLATIALWNAPPPVSRRDPAALPRAAGTPQRSRAPPGPRSAPVRRRDLAALPCAAGTSQRSRAPPGARGDTLVSRGDPARARTTRRTSPMTTQDKRADMLVHQQEPYNAEPPLGALAGAPLTDVATFYSRNHGPVPDLDPRTWRLVVDGLVQRSLELSLGDLRERFAEHTLPATLQCAGNRRSGLIAERDIPGEAPWRGGATSTATWTGVRLADVLAAAGLSDDAAHVCFEAPDVSDIPSPPQPYSVSVPVAKATSTEVLLAWGMNGEPLTPLHGAPLRVVVPGWIGARSVKWLTRVTAAVEPSPGHFQATAYRLLPPGADPATATDADGPQLGPVALNCEVLFPAEGARVEVGPTTVTGYAYAGEDRRVVRVDVSVDAGATWREADLDAGGGPWTWQHWRLSVDLDAGEVEVVARAWDSTGALQPERAADLWNPKGYVNNSWAHARLRVG
- a CDS encoding histidine phosphatase family protein is translated as MSALTAAVGHDLVLLRHGQTAWNLSGQYTGTTDIPLTPQGEAQARSLAPVLARWDFAAAWSSPRLRARRTAQLAGVRDARSAMTWSSGTTGTTGTTGPTRAGARSTSRPSALPPADPRGSCGATACLPG